From a single Fusobacterium ulcerans ATCC 49185 genomic region:
- a CDS encoding LUD domain-containing protein, with the protein MEENLRWYKEKKLDRLCKILLDKGYLIHRVFSVKEAKEKILKLLNKKKTIALGDSWELTNEEFINELKEYKFYNRFKETSEEAKRASLLAQIAIIEGELVTEDGQILVVGDYNTSLSLFGAEKIIVLISENKVLKDIDSAFKRISDYEKYYRMRTEKLKNKNDGLSIGIIENGKKFSKKISIVISTEDTGLR; encoded by the coding sequence ATGGAAGAAAATTTAAGATGGTATAAAGAAAAAAAATTAGATAGATTATGTAAAATTCTCTTAGATAAAGGCTATCTTATCCATAGAGTTTTTTCTGTGAAAGAAGCAAAAGAAAAAATACTAAAACTTCTAAATAAAAAGAAAACTATAGCTCTTGGAGATTCGTGGGAACTTACAAATGAGGAATTTATTAATGAATTGAAGGAATATAAATTTTATAATAGATTTAAAGAAACTTCTGAAGAAGCAAAAAGAGCTTCTCTTTTAGCACAAATAGCTATAATAGAAGGAGAGCTTGTTACAGAAGATGGACAAATTTTAGTGGTAGGAGATTACAATACCAGTTTATCACTATTTGGAGCAGAGAAGATTATTGTATTGATATCAGAAAATAAAGTTCTTAAGGATATAGATAGTGCTTTTAAAAGAATATCAGATTATGAAAAATACTATAGAATGAGAACAGAAAAATTAAAGAATAAAAATGATGGACTTAGTATAGGAATAATAGAAAATGGAAAGAAATTCAGTAAGAAAATATCGATTGTAATATCAACAGAAGATACAGGTCTAAGATAA
- a CDS encoding lactate utilization protein, with protein MENIKYLLAKDRLERTIKNLKNNDFEVICVDTLKEAEKITIDIIPEGSSISMGGSITLNMTGLLEKFRSEKYKFFERFKQPTWERTVRVMRESLLSDFLVTGTNAVTEEGFLIQIDSGGNRVAGMAYGPHNVIVITGVNKIVKNINEGYKRLYYAGPLNSKRLNHKTPCNFSGKCENCTTEMRMCNFISVIKNGKRVCGKIRVILINDNLGY; from the coding sequence ATGGAAAATATAAAGTATTTATTAGCAAAAGATAGATTAGAAAGAACAATTAAAAATTTGAAGAATAATGATTTTGAAGTAATATGTGTTGACACACTCAAAGAAGCTGAAAAAATAACTATAGATATTATTCCAGAAGGTAGCTCAATAAGCATGGGAGGCTCTATCACATTAAATATGACAGGTCTTCTTGAAAAATTTAGAAGTGAAAAGTATAAATTTTTTGAAAGATTTAAGCAGCCAACTTGGGAAAGAACAGTTAGAGTTATGAGGGAATCACTATTAAGTGATTTTCTTGTAACAGGGACAAATGCTGTTACAGAAGAAGGATTTCTTATACAAATAGACTCAGGGGGAAATCGTGTAGCTGGAATGGCATATGGTCCTCACAATGTTATAGTAATAACAGGAGTCAATAAGATAGTGAAAAATATAAATGAAGGATATAAAAGGCTTTACTATGCAGGACCTTTAAATTCTAAGAGGCTCAACCATAAGACTCCTTGTAATTTCAGTGGAAAATGTGAAAATTGTACTACTGAAATGAGAATGTGTAATTTTATTTCAGTAATCAAAAATGGGAAAAGAGTATGTGGAAAGATAAGAGTTATATTAATCAATGATAATTTAGGATATTAG